The genomic stretch AGGGCATAGACTGAAAAGTATCCCTAGAAAAGTTATGTAGCATAATTGAGGGATATCTTCTGGGCAGCCTGCATCATGCATGGGCAACAAGATCATGCCAAAATGTTGCCCTCCAGTGTTACTTCTTGGCAGCCTTTAAACGATTCATGAGAGATCATTTCAAAAGCCTTTCCTACCTAGACTGTAGAAAGTGAGACTCTCCTTAGCACCAGAGAAAGGGAATTGTAGTAACAGCTGTAATTGTCTTGCTAAGAGCTGTTTCTCTTGATGGAGCCAGAGAAAGCATATCTATAAGGATCTGTGAGATAAACTATGGAGAACACAGAAATAAGATGAGGAGAAACTACTTTCTTATTGAACCTCATTCAGCTGTTATTTTATGAAGAAGCTTCATAAAGGTCATTAGATGAGGAATGAGTCTGGAGAAAGATTAGTAAGTGGGAGAAATTGGAGTGACTGTTTTCCCATCATAGCTGGAGAGAAGctggagaagacagagagaaagaggcatatTTTAAGGTGTAATTTTTTAACCTTTAtcttcaataaatcaataaacatttgttatatgcttacaatgtgccaggccctgtgctaatgGTGGAGACAcagggaaaaggcaaaaataatgaacatcatcgaagagctcacattctaatggggagattacacataaaaacaaaatggtaTTTCTATAAATGcctatattaaatataaatatatttctactcAGCTTTAGTCTTTCCATcagaaattgtttttcaaaaaaaaagggaaaaataaaaagaaattgtttttactCCATTAGGATGTTggctttgttcagtcatttcagtaaggtctgactcttcatgaccccatttgttatttgcttggcaaagatacaggaatggggGTTTGgggccatttctttctttagctcatttttacaaatgaggaactgaggcaaagagaggtaagcgacttgcctagggtcatacagctaataagtgtctgaggcttgacttgaactcatgaagaagagtctttctgactccaagtcctatattctatccactgttacaCCTAGCTATCCCACTAGAGCTTAGAAGGAATCCAAAAGGTCACAGAGTCTGACCCATttatttcacagaggaagaaatgggtaTTGGGAGAATAAGTTATTTGTCTAAGCTTACTCACCTAATAAAGGGTAAGGGTGGGGTTTGGACTCATGACTTGATGTgaaatttaatgatttttctcTCTCACCTCTTGTGACTTTGTTTATTCTTCTTGGTACTTTGGGGAAAGTCTGTTCATcacaaataatttacattttattttctttgcttcttatAACCTAGAGATGATTCAATGAAGGTACCTGGCCTCAAGTCTGTCTCATCCACACATGGGTTTGAACTCCTTTCTGGCACCCAGGTCCATGATGGGAGACATTCCCATCCTCTTACTAGATTTGAAACTTCCTGCAATGAGCTTTCCTATATAAAGTGTGGGATTGTTCACCCTCCATCTGCAGCCTCTCAAAGAGACACCAAGAACCCCAGGAACACTTACCAAGCAGTCAGGAAGAAGGCAAAGAAGGGAGCAGATACCAGCAGCTGGAGTTTGCGCCAGTCATGGATGCCATAAGCCAGAGCCCCAAGAAACAGATGACCCAGGCTGAGGCACAAGTTTAACATGAGTGTTTTCAGGGGCCTGTACTGGGTCGTGTTCCATTCTGAGACTGAAAGGAAACCCCAGCAAAGAATTTATTTCAGACATAAGTGGTAACTCAAAGGACAAATGTAAATGTTGAAGAAGCCCCACAAAGAAGACTTACCAAGGGATGCACTGCCAAGTGTGAATCCTGATAAGGAAAACCCAAGCAGGAAGCGAAAGCAACAGTAAACCAGGAATGACGGGGCAAAGGCAGCCCCAGTGCCGGAGACAGCCATCAGGAGGAAACATTGAGCCAGCACACGTTTTCGTCCAAACCTACATCATGGGAAACCCAATGAATGTGACCTCAGGGCAGAGGCAAAGTATCATGTCTCTGCCCAGCAGTCCTCCCTGTACATTGTTTTCATTGCTATCTCCCCCTCCCTGGAATATCTTCCCCTCGTCTCCTCCTTCtagcttccttggcttctttgTGTTTCAGCTAAAATTCCCCCTTTAGCAAGAAACTTTCCTCAGTCACCACTAATGCCAGTGTCTTCCTTCTAAGACTATCCCTCATTTTTCCTGTATGTTTCTTGAATGTACATGGTGTTTTGCCTGTTATCTCCCCAactaatgtgagctccttgaaggcggaaactgtttttattttgctttctatccctggctcttagcacagttcctggcagatggtaaatgtttaagaattgcttgttgactgagtgtGGACTGACTGTTACTTTGCCCCATATTCAGTCCGTCACCAACCTGACTATCTTACTTGGTTCTTTCCAGGCTAAGACCCACCTCCACCCTCAGCTCCAAATCTAGCCCTGAATCTTCTCCCTCTTATTGTGGACTATTGGCATAgcatggaaatgaaaagaaagtccTGGGTTTTCATTCTGCTTTTGActctaggtgtgtgaccttgggcaaatctctttacTTCCTTGGGCCCTGGTTTTCTCCTTTGTCAAATGAGTGGGGTATACTAAATTATCTTCCAACTTTCAGCTCTATGGCCCTAGGCTCCCTGGGTTTCAGAAACATGTGTGTCCAAGTGAAACTCACCTGTCTGAGAGATAGCCCCATATGAGATATCCCACCAGAATCCCAGCAAGGAATACTGATTGAGACAAGGGCTTCAATGTCTGGAAGTCACACACCAGGTCCCACTGAAAGGGAAGATGAGAACGTCAGATCTTAAAGTGTGGCAGGAGAATTTGGGACTCAGGACATTTGCTGCCAGTATGGCAAGAGAAAGGCTATGATGGGAAAGAGACTCTGGCTCAGGCTTCTTACCCCACTATGATAAGAAAAGGACACTTCCTTCATCGTCCAATAGGACATTATACAGTCAGGCTTGGGACATAATTCCAAGCTTGTTTTGACTCTGACCTCCCTGAAACTGACATCCTTATCTTTCCCCATGGAATGTGCATACCCTCAGCCTCCCCTCATGCTTTCGGTAAAAGCTCAGTGTACCAATATTGCTTATGTATTTCATATTCTATATAAAGTTACTGAAAGTCTGACCTCCCTTTTTTCCCATACAGATGAGCCTGTgcttctaaatttttttaaatgttctttatttcttcacagagtaaaaaaaaaaaaaaaaaggaaaagaggctcATTCAAAGGGGAATTCATTAAGATCATCAGATTTATAACCTTAATTCAGAAATTCTCTTGCTTGCCTAGTTAATGTATGGTGATATTAATAAGACAGAAATACATAGAACAGAAAATAGGTGGACCCCATCTATACATTTACTTGTAGAAGTGGTATTCTTAATGAAAGTAGTTTCTTGTTTCTAaggtaaacatttcttttttaaaaaaatgtttccctatttacataaaaaaaacaatttttaacatttcttttctaatagtttgagttccaaattctctttctccctctctaaccCCTTCaaggagaaggcaagcaatgtcaTGTAgcttatacatgtatagtcatgcaaaatgtattttcttattgttgtttgtccttcattctcaaagaagaccatgacattagggtgatgtcatggacttgcaatgaactggatttaagtgagggagggctgtgcaaagtcaccaaccacACTCTTCcctcaagagccatctgggtccagtggcaagatatacatcagaatgtcTGGAGATGACCCTGTAtgtataaggcaattggggttgtgactttgccagggtcacacagttagtgtcagaggtgagatttgaacttggctcctcttgactccagggccagtactctatccactgtgccacctagatccCCACTtcctattagccatgttgtaaaagaacacaaaaaaaatcaagaaaactcatgaaaatttaaaaaaacaactatgctttgatcttcaatcagactccatcagttctttctctggggatggatagcatttttcaacataaatccttcagagttgtcttggatcatttattTCTCAGAaaaactaagtctttcacaattcatcattttaaattgttgctgttattgagTACCATTTTCTCCTGGATCTACTCATTTCAGTTTGCATTggttaatgtaagtctttccaaattttgctgagagtatcctgctcatcatttcttatagcacaacagtattccatcacaatcacataccagaacatgtttagccattccccaattgatgggcattacctccatttccaatcctttgccaggaaagaactgctataaatattttgcacatataggtccttttccttatttttttatccttttttgatacAGAGGTAGTAGTGGTATTTGGTTAAAGAGTATGCGTGGTCTTTTATTCCTTTAGGTATCATTGCAAGTCAGCTACAtaatagttgaatcagttcacaactccaccaacaatacctcaattttcccacatcccctcctacatttgtcattttccttttctgtcatattagccaaactggtagctatgaggtggtacctcagaattattttaattgccATTTCTCCCATCAATAgtaattagagcattttttcatatggctatagatagccttgattacttcatctgaaaactgttcatatttttaaccatttatcaattggggaatggctttcatttttagaaatttgactcagttctctatatatttgagaaatgaggtctttattagaAGAACTAGTTTCatttttcacaattatgattgcttattatatttccctccatcctatttgctcctatttattctattctcttacTCCTTTTACCATGTCCCccctaaaagtgttttgcttttgactgttGCCTCCcacaatctaccctcccttccatcAGCCCCTTCCACCCTTCTTttagccccttcccctcctactttcctataaggtaagatagatttcaatACCAAGCAGACAGTGGATGTTatttctctttgagccaattccaatgggAGTAAGATTCGAGCATTTCCTGCCACCTCTCCCAGGTTCCCCACCATTGTAAAAGCTTTGTattacctcttttatgtgagataagcTACACCATTCtatatctccctttccctttcagtgcatttctctttctgtctctaattGTATTAATTTAGATATcctcccatcatattcaactcacacctgtgccctctgtctatatattgtccttctaactgtcctaacaatgagaaagttcttatgagttacaagtatcatcttcccatgtaggaatataaatagtcttactttattgaatcccttatgatttctaacttctgtttaccttatTATGCTattcttgagtcttgtatctgaaagtaacattttctatccagttctgatcttttcatcaggaatgcttgaaagtcctcttttcattgaCTATTCATTTCCCCCATACCcaccccctgaaagattatactcagttttactgggaaGATGATtcttgtaatcctagctcctttgctctccagaataacaTATTCTAAGTACTCTGATCCTTTGCTAAATCTtgagttatcctgactgtagGAACCTGTGCTTGGAGCATAAAGAATATCTCCAGGATAACTCTCTCTGCCTTGTTGATATGGTATTATCAGCAGGGCTTAATCCATGGATCCCTcactcattttttgtttgtttgttttgttttggggtgggttttttttggtgaggcaattggggttaagtgaattgcctagggtcacacagctagtaaatgtcaagtgtctgaggccagatttgaactcaggacctcctgaatccagggctggtgctctatcacactgtgccacctagctgcccctcctcacccATTTTTATCACAAAGGGAGCTGTGAGCTAGAgggatgtcagaggaaagaaatctAATTCTGTCATTCACCAAGAGAATCAAGTTTTAAATCAGTGTTACCtcttcaaaaggaaaatgaaatcttCCTGGTATGGCAGTGGGGCAGCAGGAAGGACCTCTTACCTCAGTCACAATGGAAGAAGTGATGATGCTTTGGTCATAGGTCCAGCCATCCACACATGGCTGCATCTCCAGCTGGCTCAGGTTTTGTCCTGTGACATTTACAAGCAAGGGCTGCCCCTGTGGCCAGAAGAATCGGCAACACTTCTCTAGTTTCCCATTGGAGTCCAGGGGGATGGAAAGCTTTAGTAGGGAACTAAAATTAAGATTCCCACTGACATTGAGCAAAGCCGAGGTATTGTCAAGCAAGGGAGTCCAGCACCTGTGCTCAGGTACAAAGGCAGTGAAGTTCTCTAGCAGATAATGGCAACCTACAAATACGTAACTTATACCAAAATAAAAGACCTGAAGGATTTggaatcttcccttctctccaactACAGGTAGGAGATCTTCAAAAGCCATCGGGACTGGGATGTGAACTCTCAGAAGAGAATTTCTTCAGATACCTACTGAGTGAAGAAAATAGTCATTTGATTGCAACAAAACAcaagatgtatttttttaagaTCATTGTGGATACCTCCCCCAAAACATTTGTCCTCACTTTGATGGAGCTGTGTAGACAGGCAGTGTTCTTAGTCTTAGTATCAAGCTGGAAGGATACACCAACACTAACCTTGGGCACTTAAATACCCATTCTGTGGGAGTACTTTCACCCAGATAATCCCTAGTAAAGCTCCACCCTGAACATGGAGTCCAAGGTAATGACAGGATGACCTGTAAAAAGAGATCCAGCTACTTCCTTGAAAgtgaaatgttaaaaaagaaagaaagaaagaaagaaagaaagaaagaaagaaagaaagaaagaaagaaagaaagaaagaaagaaagaaagaaagaaagaaagaaaaggtaaaaaaagaaaaagaaaattaaatgttttcacTCTAAGCTAGAGACAAAATAGTGCCAGTTTTCTGGGTTAAGCACAACAAAGATAAATTTATAGACTGGACTAGTTAAAAATCAACTTCAGATTGAAGATGGGCAGCTTTGACATGGCTAAGTTAGTTGAGAGCCAGTGGAATATGCTCCAGGAAATACTGACTGATTCCTGGTGGTTCTGCCCCTTGGGCAGTGATAGGCAATGTGGTATCAAGATGCCtgggtgaataataataataatattgtaatatgcctgaaggggcagctaggtggtgcagtggataaagcactgaccctggatccaagaggacctgagttcaaatttgaccttagacacttgacatttaccagctgtgtgaccctgggcaagtcatttaaccctcattgccccacaaaaaaacaaacaaacaaagaacaaaaagatgcCTGGGTGGAAGGTCAGGGCAGACTGTTTGAGTTTCCCCTCTGAGTTCCTAAACAGGAGAGTTCCAAAGGCCAACCTTGATTCCAGAGAACTAGATTCCCATTCCATGTTTTCTATAGAGATACAGGGGGCAGGGGGAACCTTGGGGTCAGAATGTTGCTTAGGGTTATCAGTCATGATTATTTTGTCAGTTTTGCTGAACGGTTTTTCTTTATCATATGATTTGGGGCATGTTAGGATGTCTGTGGATAGACTGGCATCTTGAGGGGCAGTTGTGGGAAGAGATCTCCTTTCCTTGGGACTTCCCTCAGCCTGGGGCTTCCTCTCTGAGATGCCCTTAGAGCCAATCATTTCTGCTTGGGCTCACTTGAACTCACTCACTCTGGGACTTCTTATTCACTGAATGAACTTGGCTGCACCTCAGAAAGGAGCAGCTGGATCTACAGTTGGTTAAATCCCCCCTCATTGACCCCTTTGATATCATAGGTCCTGGTCTTTCCAAGACCAAGTGCCCTTCACTTAGGAGGCTGGGTTTGCCTCCATACATCAGGGCCCctgattcctttttcttgttttctaaaTTTGGAGCCTTGTGTCTAAACCTTTGAAGCCATGGATTTACTACCACTGGTTCTTTCCTTGGATTTTTGTCTGTTGTGAAGTTATGAGGTTCTCAACTGCTAGTCTCCTTCATTTTAGCTGCTTATCTTGGCTAGTCCTAGGCCAATTCAGCTttttcatttaaagcccttttgatAGGCTTACaagaaatattctttcatttattttttataataaacatttttatttaaagttttgagttccagattctatccctcctttcctccctcccctcaccctccctgaggaaataagcaatcagatataggttatatatgtgcaattatgtaaaacattatcatattagtcattttgtataagaaaacttaaataagggggcagctaggtggcgcagtggtaaagcaccggccctggattcaggagtacctgagttcaaatccggcctcagacacttaacacttactagctgtgtgaccctgggcaagtcacttgaccccaattgcctcactaaaaaaaaaaaaagaaaagaaagaaagaaagaaaacttaaataaaaggcaaaatgaaagaaagtgaaaaatagcctgcttccatctgtgttccatcaatatcagctctttctttggaggtggatactgtgcttcatcattagtcctttgggattgtcttggatcactgtattcccgagaatagttaagtcattcacagttcttcatcaaacaatattgctgtctctgtgcatgatcttctcttggttctgctcacctcactctacatcagttcatacaagtctttccaggcctttctcaaatcatcctccttgtcatttcttagagcacaataatattccatccccatcatataccacagcttgttcagcctttccccaattaatataattcttttttagtTGTcatttagtcaataagcattttaaaaatgcctactcggggcagctaggtggcgcagcggataaagcaccagccctggattcaggaggacctgagttcaaatatgacctcagacacttgatacttactagctgtgtgaccttgggcaagtcacttaaccctcattgccctagccaaaaaaaaagtgcctacTACAgggctaagtactggagatagaaaaagaggcaaaagacagtccctgctctgaaggagctcacagtataatgagAGAGATGGCAGGCAAGCaaacaaatacatgcatacaagCTCTATAGTGGAGAAATAGTAAAGAATTAAAAGAGAGGGAAGCACTGGAATCAAGAGAGGTGGGAaatctttttaacattttttatttgagttgcaaattttctccttccctcctttcctcccccttagctcagatggcaagcaatttgaaataggtaatacatgtgcaatcatgcaaaacatatttccatattggtcatgctGTTCAAGAAAACACACaccgaaaataaataaataaaaacacaaacacaaaataaagaGGGTGAAATATAgagcttcaatctgcattcaaacagcatcagttctttctgtggaggtgggtagcatttttcatcttgagtcctctgATCATGATATTATTGAGAATAACTGAGTAATTAACAGTTAATCATCATagactattgctgttactgtgtacagtgttctcctggttctgctcacttcactctgcctcagttcatgtaagtctttatagGTTTtgtgaaagcatcctgttcatcatttcttgtagcacaatagtattccatcattatCTTATACCACAGCTCATTCagatattcctcaattgatgagaaTCCCTTCACCTTCTCATTCTCTGCCCTcgcaaaaagaactgctataaatatttttatacatatgggtcctttttattttttaaaaatctctttgggatacagacttattAGTGCTATTACTGCGTTAAAGGGCATACACAGATTTACAGTTCTTGGGCcatagttttaaattgctctccagaagagTTGGATCAGCTCCTGATTCCTCCAagagtacattagtgtcccagttttccccaacacttatcattttccttttttgtcatattagccaatgtgacAAGTGTgaagttgttttaattcgcatttctctaatcaattgtgatttaaaTTACTttgattgctttgattttttcatctaaaaactacctgtttatataCTTTCACCATTAagcaattggggaataacttagattcttataaattttactgttttctatatatttaagaaacaaaACCTTTGGCAGAAACACTTGCagtaaaaaatcattttctcaggctttctgctttccttcttaccttggctgcattggtttcatttgggcaaaccctttttaatttaatataatccaaatcatccattttacatgtTATAATGCTCTCTAacaattttttatcataaattctttccttatccaaaGATCTTACCGGTTAATTATTCCaggctcccctaatttgcttattgtattaccctttttgtctaaatcatgtatccattttaaccttatcttgcTAAACAAGGTGAGCTGTTGGTCTCTACCTACTTCTAGTCTTATACCTAGAACCATTGTCCATACCCTggttctgccaaactgttttccagtagatttctatggtcatttactactgtgtcttgtgtgcctAGTCTATTCCcatgatccaccactctatttcttagccagtatcaaattattttgatgattaccactttaaaatatagcttcagatataagctaggtcaccttccttcacattttgttTTCCATTAAATCCcatgatattcttaaccttttgttcttccaggtgaattttgtgatgatttttctaggtctataaaataatttttggtagtttgattgcaatggcactgaataaataatttaggtaaattttcattcttattatattggtttggaaGCTAATACATTTCCGAAAACTGGAAGCTATAGAGACAATTACCCATCAAGCACAGCAATGAACCCTTCAGAGAAAAGACCCAGTGAGCCCAGTTAGGAGGAACAGCCCCTCCCTGAAACATCCTGCCCAGAGAAGAACAGATATTTCAGATATCTCAGGAAGGACACAGGGTCCCCAAAGCTTCTGAGGTATGAGTTGCTCATGCACGTGTGTTCTCCTCTTACACAagctccctctctttttttcatagATGGTGCTTATAATTCCAAGAGGATCATtgaaagtgggagggagaaaatatacGACATTAAATCTAGCCGTGCTATTcaaatcagtattttttttctttgagctcATTGTGCCCTCTTGCTAAGTCCTGATTGGAAAAAAGCCATCTGGGGAGATTCGTGAACCATAGATTTATGCATGGATACCCATGGAGGGCCTCTGGTTCTAGGTTAGGTTAACCTTCTGGATATCTCTCCCTGTGGTTTGTGGAGTTCCTTCAAGGGACATCACCTCTTCTGTGTCCACTCATGAGGAAAACAAACCTGGATACTTGTGTTTTTCCTTTCATGGTCCAAGACTTCGTACTCTTGCCAGCTATTTGGGCACCATTCATGGTCCCATGGATGTCACCTTAAAGGAGTCAGGAGCCTTTGCCTTAATGAGTGTTGGGAAATTCTGTTATGCTTTTGGCACATGCTCCAGGGAGACCTTAGTGTCTTCTCTATTGTTCTTATCCCTCCACTtttctgagcctcggttttcttatctgtacaatAAGGACAATAATACCTCTAGTATTTACTTCACAGGTGAGTGAAATTATTGCAGTTTCagaaaggcagaggtgaagtgacttgtaaagggtcacacagttagtaagtgtctgatgccagattttaactcaggtcttccctcaGCTCCAGACTATCTGATTGGCCTAGTTTCCCTCCCTGTTGTCCCTAAAGACCTTCAGCTAATCTATTCTcactccctattcaataaacaccAGTGGTTTCCTATTCCCTTAAGCATCTACCAGAAAATCTTCTGTtcggcttttaaagcccttcacctgCCACCTTGAATCCTGCTACCCACCCCCCTCTCTGGAATGTCTTCCCCTTCAGCTCCTCCTCctattttctttgacttctttaagtttcagctaaaattccacctttagAAAGAAGCCTTCCTCAATTTTCTTTAAGGTCAGTGCCTTTCCAGTTTATCATTTAGGTTTCTTGAATGTGCATAGAtgtttttaatttagtttaatttgttaaaaaaaatttccaattacaagtaaagatatgttttgagttccaaatttttctcccatcctcccttcctttctccctcctggagccagcaagcaatctgatataggttatacattaaaatcatgttaaacacatttccacattagtcacattataagagaagaatcagaacaaaaggaaaagaaaacacaaaaaaagaataaacaagaatatcaacaaaaaagtaacaacaaaatgaaaatagtctgcttcaatctgcattcagactccatagttctttttctgaatgtggagagcattttctaccataagtcttttggcattg from Dromiciops gliroides isolate mDroGli1 chromosome 6, mDroGli1.pri, whole genome shotgun sequence encodes the following:
- the LOC122731293 gene encoding steroid transmembrane transporter SLC22A24-like, with the translated sequence MAFEDLLPVVGEKGRFQILQVFYFGISYVFVGCHYLLENFTAFVPEHRCWTPLLDNTSALLNVSGNLNFSSLLKLSIPLDSNGKLEKCCRFFWPQGQPLLVNVTGQNLSQLEMQPCVDGWTYDQSIITSSIVTEWDLVCDFQTLKPLSQSVFLAGILVGYLIWGYLSDRFGRKRVLAQCFLLMAVSGTGAAFAPSFLVYCCFRFLLGFSLSGFTLGSASLVSEWNTTQYRPLKTLMLNLCLSLGHLFLGALAYGIHDWRKLQLLVSAPFFAFFLTAWWLPESARWLIVHNKCDDALKVLRQVAKINGVKEETLTVEALSSTMEKELAAEQTQYTMLDVIRFPILRKRILCLSLSGFTSGMLFYGLSLDLHSLGHNIQMLQVLLGTFTFLGRFGALIIMNCLGRRTIMMASFLLAGLFILPSAFLPQGILLVVSAILAISCVVIFISCNSVYATELVPTVVRNMSLGFVLTVDRIGAVLAPQMKILKQYIPAMPQIIFAIMAITASLVVFFLPETRNKPMPDTIQDLEYGHSREEARPRDEGDTLVKITHF